Proteins encoded in a region of the Paenibacillus pedocola genome:
- a CDS encoding carbohydrate ABC transporter permease produces the protein MQRHHTRAATILSTLFMGLGQIYNRQFIKGFIFLIVEALSLTYFIEKLGRAFWGIVTLGTTSQHFEKVKGIAKLVKGDHSIFILIQSLITIIFFVLFLIAWYMNIRDAYKNGAARDAGQTPGTFKQSIRYILDYKFAQTFLILPSVGILLFTVMPIIFMVMLAFTNYSAPNHMPPAKLVDWVGFETFHNLVALKSWSHTFYGVLTWTIIWAILSTVTTYFGGMLVAMLISQQGVRFKGIWRAILIVPYAIPQMISLLLMRNLFNGQFGPINQYLKFFGLGGLPWLTDPFWAKVTVIVVNMWVGIPVSMLLIMGVLTTIPRDMYEAAEVDGATNYQKFRIITLPMVLFSTAPTLIAQFAGNINNFNAIFLLTGGSPVNGDYQYAGSTDLLVTWLYKLTLDQNKYNMASAIGIIIFLIVATFSIYNYRRTKSFQEEDMIQ, from the coding sequence ATGCAGCGACACCATACTAGAGCAGCAACGATACTGTCTACATTGTTTATGGGATTGGGACAAATATATAACCGCCAATTTATCAAGGGTTTTATTTTTTTGATTGTAGAGGCATTAAGCTTAACTTATTTTATTGAGAAGCTGGGACGGGCGTTCTGGGGTATCGTTACCTTGGGTACAACCTCCCAACATTTTGAGAAGGTTAAAGGAATTGCCAAGCTGGTCAAAGGTGATCATTCTATATTTATTCTAATTCAGAGTTTGATTACAATCATATTCTTCGTTCTTTTTCTGATTGCATGGTATATGAACATTAGAGATGCTTACAAGAATGGGGCTGCCAGAGATGCAGGCCAAACCCCAGGCACTTTTAAACAGAGCATCCGTTATATTCTCGATTATAAGTTTGCGCAGACCTTTCTTATCCTGCCGTCTGTAGGCATTCTGTTATTTACAGTGATGCCGATCATCTTCATGGTCATGCTGGCGTTTACGAACTATTCTGCGCCTAACCATATGCCTCCGGCCAAGCTGGTTGACTGGGTTGGCTTTGAAACATTCCATAATCTGGTAGCTCTTAAATCCTGGAGTCATACCTTCTACGGGGTGCTTACTTGGACTATTATTTGGGCAATCCTGTCGACGGTTACCACCTATTTCGGCGGCATGCTGGTCGCGATGCTGATCAGCCAGCAAGGTGTTCGTTTCAAGGGCATCTGGAGAGCTATTCTGATTGTTCCCTATGCTATTCCGCAAATGATCTCACTTCTGCTCATGCGCAACTTGTTCAACGGCCAGTTTGGTCCGATTAACCAATATCTAAAGTTTTTCGGGCTTGGCGGCCTTCCTTGGCTAACGGATCCATTCTGGGCCAAAGTAACGGTTATCGTGGTTAACATGTGGGTCGGTATTCCTGTATCTATGCTGCTGATTATGGGGGTTCTGACAACCATTCCGCGCGATATGTATGAAGCGGCCGAAGTGGATGGGGCGACCAACTACCAGAAATTCCGCATCATAACATTGCCTATGGTGCTGTTCTCGACGGCACCTACACTGATTGCCCAGTTTGCAGGCAACATCAATAACTTTAATGCGATCTTCTTGTTAACAGGCGGTAGTCCTGTCAACGGGGATTATCAGTATGCCGGTTCCACCGACTTGCTTGTGACGTGGCTTTACAAGCTCACGCTTGACCAAAATAAATATAACATGGCATCTGCGATCGGTATCATTATCTTCTTAATTGTGGCTACATTCTCAATTTACAATTACCGGCGTACGAAATCATTCCAGGAGGAGGATATGATCCAATGA
- a CDS encoding sugar ABC transporter permease: MSGVKFKTRIRLTFSYLMLVILSVAALYPAIWILFSSLRPGKSLYSKTFIPETFTMEHYRALFYDNTLLFPTWWLNTFKIALFSMILGVFLTLLTSYAVSRFRFKARKTTMSGLLVLGMFPGFMSMIAIYLLLKEFDLLDTHMALIMVYAAGAPLGGTLIAKGFLDTIPRSLDEAARIDGASNFGIFWRIILPLSRPMITYMALTQFVGPWVDFIFARLILRTKEKWTVAVGMWDMVNSNQNTNFTTFAAGAVLISIPIMILFFFLQKLLVEGLTAGASKG; the protein is encoded by the coding sequence ATGAGCGGAGTTAAATTTAAAACAAGAATACGGCTTACTTTCAGCTATTTGATGCTGGTAATTCTGTCTGTTGCAGCATTGTATCCGGCCATATGGATTCTGTTTTCATCGCTGCGGCCGGGCAAATCCCTATATAGTAAAACATTTATTCCCGAAACGTTTACAATGGAACATTACCGGGCACTTTTCTATGATAACACCCTGCTGTTCCCTACCTGGTGGCTTAATACGTTCAAGATTGCCTTATTCTCAATGATCCTGGGCGTTTTCCTGACATTGCTTACAAGCTATGCAGTTTCCCGGTTCAGATTCAAGGCGCGCAAGACCACCATGTCCGGACTGCTGGTCCTTGGAATGTTTCCAGGCTTCATGAGTATGATTGCCATTTATTTGCTGCTCAAAGAGTTTGATTTGCTGGATACACATATGGCACTGATTATGGTTTATGCAGCCGGAGCTCCGCTAGGTGGAACACTGATCGCGAAAGGGTTCCTCGATACGATACCGCGCTCGCTGGACGAAGCTGCCCGCATTGACGGAGCCAGCAATTTCGGAATCTTTTGGAGAATCATCCTGCCTTTGTCGAGACCGATGATTACCTACATGGCACTAACACAATTTGTCGGACCATGGGTTGACTTTATCTTTGCCAGACTCATTCTCCGAACCAAGGAGAAATGGACCGTTGCAGTGGGTATGTGGGACATGGTGAATTCGAATCAGAACACCAATTTCACGACTTTTGCTGCAGGCGCTGTACTGATCTCTATTCCGATCATGATTCTCTTCTTCTTCCTGCAAAAGTTGCTGGTCGAAGGCTTGACCGCAGGCGCTAGCAAAGGCTAA
- a CDS encoding methyl-accepting chemotaxis protein, translating into MKRQRSLHLQSVGVKLFIILFSTILLLSSVLGLTSYYAAKGIITDEVAAASSQAIVQAADKLDFLFDEYEALSRQFAVDAVLKADLEAVNNPATGTVAKVGAEDRIRRKLDGVKGSDERLMAIRLVSRSLVDVESYKSSGISAIRSDEGVVARLKELDDAKGNPVWFPVRAKGFFDSYSESSMTMGRLLRNIQNPDAEYYMLIEIKGSALTDVLSNLHIGEKGEIRILDPAGNIVYGTDNELLGKSSYIKVGAGQAAGEEHSFTAGNEQGASQLVVYQPLATADWTILGYAPVSDFTKSADRLLYITLSVVLAAALIALLIGYILVRLIGRPLGKLASLMEEGERGNLQVRTNFKGQDEIGRVGHSFNRMMEQISLLAGQSGLSATEVLATSEQLVKASGATSTHAREVAAATGEIADGAASLAAEAESSNRNVELMGGKMNEVAKINSIMDNSAERVIAVSDQGTELMKKLVTQSESTMRMMELIQENSAMLQESTHLIRSILSPMIAVNKQTNILALNASIEAVRAGAAGRGFIVIADEIRGLANQSNESIQSVSRITEEISRHIDNTVKVVSEAGPLFREQITSVRESSVIFESVRGEMEEFLGLISQSSVSVSELNEFQRQLGESMASVISVVQQTSASTQEVASMSSQQFIVSEELVALSAKLEELSENLQQSLVSFQG; encoded by the coding sequence ATGAAACGGCAGCGAAGCTTGCACTTGCAATCGGTTGGCGTCAAATTGTTCATTATCCTGTTCAGCACCATTCTGTTGTTGTCGTCCGTGCTTGGATTGACCTCCTATTACGCTGCAAAAGGCATCATCACTGATGAGGTTGCGGCCGCCTCATCCCAAGCGATCGTCCAGGCTGCCGATAAGTTAGACTTCCTCTTCGATGAATATGAGGCGCTCTCAAGACAATTCGCCGTAGATGCTGTATTGAAGGCCGACCTGGAGGCTGTAAATAATCCCGCTACCGGAACAGTGGCCAAGGTTGGGGCAGAAGACCGGATCCGCCGCAAGCTTGATGGAGTCAAAGGCTCCGATGAGCGACTGATGGCCATCCGGCTCGTATCCCGCAGTCTTGTTGATGTCGAATCTTACAAATCATCGGGCATTTCGGCGATCCGCAGCGATGAGGGGGTAGTTGCAAGACTCAAGGAGCTGGACGATGCCAAAGGAAATCCCGTATGGTTCCCGGTTCGGGCCAAAGGGTTCTTCGATTCTTACAGCGAGTCTTCGATGACGATGGGCCGGCTGCTGCGCAATATCCAGAACCCTGATGCAGAATATTATATGCTGATTGAGATTAAGGGCAGCGCCTTAACAGATGTTTTGTCCAACCTGCATATCGGGGAGAAGGGAGAAATCCGTATTCTTGACCCGGCGGGGAACATTGTCTACGGTACGGATAATGAATTGCTTGGGAAATCATCATACATAAAAGTCGGTGCCGGACAGGCAGCGGGTGAGGAGCATTCCTTCACAGCAGGTAATGAGCAGGGCGCATCCCAACTGGTTGTATACCAGCCGCTGGCAACGGCGGACTGGACGATTCTTGGTTATGCGCCGGTCAGTGATTTCACCAAATCAGCAGACAGGCTGCTCTACATTACATTATCCGTTGTGCTGGCGGCAGCCTTAATTGCACTGCTGATTGGTTATATACTGGTTCGCCTGATCGGCCGTCCGCTTGGCAAACTTGCCAGTCTGATGGAAGAAGGCGAACGGGGCAATCTGCAGGTGCGGACGAATTTTAAAGGCCAGGATGAAATCGGCCGGGTCGGGCACAGCTTCAATAGAATGATGGAGCAGATTTCTCTGCTCGCTGGTCAAAGCGGATTGTCGGCGACGGAAGTGCTGGCAACTTCGGAGCAGCTGGTCAAAGCTTCCGGTGCTACCTCAACCCATGCCAGAGAGGTGGCCGCAGCAACGGGTGAGATTGCTGATGGGGCAGCGAGTCTGGCGGCTGAAGCGGAGAGCAGCAACCGCAATGTGGAGCTGATGGGCGGCAAAATGAACGAGGTGGCTAAGATTAACTCGATCATGGATAACTCGGCGGAGCGGGTGATAGCGGTAAGTGACCAGGGTACGGAACTGATGAAAAAACTTGTCACGCAAAGTGAATCTACAATGCGGATGATGGAGCTGATTCAGGAGAACTCTGCGATGCTCCAGGAGAGCACGCATTTGATCCGCAGCATTCTCAGCCCGATGATAGCAGTCAACAAGCAGACCAATATTCTTGCGCTGAATGCTTCTATTGAAGCCGTCCGTGCCGGGGCGGCCGGGAGAGGGTTCATCGTTATTGCCGATGAGATCAGGGGACTGGCTAACCAGTCCAACGAGTCTATTCAATCCGTTTCCAGGATTACAGAAGAAATCAGCCGCCATATCGATAATACAGTCAAGGTTGTGAGTGAGGCAGGCCCGCTGTTCCGCGAGCAGATTACGTCCGTACGGGAATCTTCAGTAATTTTTGAAAGTGTACGTGGTGAGATGGAAGAGTTCCTTGGGCTGATCAGCCAATCCTCCGTTTCTGTCTCTGAGCTGAACGAGTTCCAGCGCCAGCTTGGTGAATCCATGGCCAGTGTGATTTCGGTGGTGCAGCAGACAAGCGCGTCCACACAGGAGGTGGCTTCGATGTCTTCGCAGCAGTTCATTGTCAGCGAGGAGCTCGTGGCCCTCTCGGCAAAGCTGGAAGAGCTGTCTGAGAATTTGCAGCAATCGCTTGTTTCTTTTCAGGGATAA
- a CDS encoding AraC family transcriptional regulator codes for MPELNGSLFQQQLLEGEYSPHFFAYYYKQWNHYTMPYHQHNSTEIMYVISGSCSVDVRSCSGSEERFILKRSELIMLDANVPHRLIVDEDNACRMLNVEFGFADYAGVAPSLSRLAKEEESLAELLRNPFTSLVLADPEEVFHVLKALVLELDQHGKDGGSMVRLLFAELLLRLSRLRRERLLASQQPSQLYVRRAIEFLHQNYDRSIQVKEVAAAVNVHPGYLHRIFKKQTGRTLTDYLNLLRMEKAKMLLAQSEIPVAEIADYVGISSRQYFHLLFKKYSSMTPVEYRNSIERYSWSDITRFSDEK; via the coding sequence GTGCCGGAGCTTAATGGAAGCCTCTTTCAGCAGCAACTGCTGGAGGGAGAGTACAGTCCGCATTTTTTTGCCTACTATTATAAACAATGGAATCACTACACCATGCCGTATCATCAGCATAACTCAACGGAAATCATGTATGTCATCTCAGGAAGCTGTTCGGTGGATGTGCGCAGCTGCTCCGGAAGTGAGGAGCGGTTCATCCTGAAACGCAGTGAGCTGATTATGCTCGATGCCAATGTTCCGCATAGGCTGATTGTTGATGAGGACAATGCCTGCCGGATGCTGAATGTGGAATTCGGCTTCGCGGACTATGCAGGTGTGGCACCCTCGCTAAGCAGGCTCGCCAAGGAGGAAGAGTCTCTTGCAGAACTGCTCCGGAACCCCTTCACAAGCCTTGTTCTGGCTGATCCGGAGGAAGTCTTTCATGTGCTCAAAGCACTGGTGCTGGAGTTGGATCAGCACGGCAAGGACGGGGGCAGTATGGTCCGGCTGTTGTTTGCTGAGCTGTTGCTGCGCCTCTCCAGGCTGCGCCGGGAACGGCTGCTTGCCAGCCAGCAGCCTTCACAGCTCTATGTGCGGAGAGCCATTGAATTCCTGCATCAGAACTATGACCGCAGCATCCAGGTCAAGGAGGTCGCGGCAGCCGTAAATGTGCATCCCGGATATCTGCACCGGATTTTCAAGAAACAGACAGGCCGTACCCTGACCGATTACTTGAATTTGCTGAGGATGGAGAAGGCCAAGATGCTGCTAGCACAAAGTGAAATACCGGTTGCGGAAATTGCCGATTATGTCGGCATTAGCAGCAGGCAGTATTTTCATCTTCTGTTCAAAAAGTACAGCAGCATGACTCCAGTCGAATACCGTAATTCCATCGAGCGCTACTCCTGGAGCGACATCACCCGCTTTTCAGATGAAAAGTGA
- a CDS encoding alpha-glucosidase/alpha-galactosidase, protein MSFKVTFIGAGSIGFTRGLLRDLLTVPEFRDIEVSFMDINSHNLQMVTELCQRDIRENGLSIQIKTTTDRKEALRDAKYVFCTIRMGGLEAFATDVDIPLKYGVDQCVGDTLCAGGIMYGQRGIAEMLGICRDIREVALPDVLLLNYSNPMAMLTWACNKYGGVRTIGLCHGVQHGHHQIAEVYGLEKSEVDIICAGINHQTWYISAKHQGKDLTAGLLAAFEQHPEFSRTEKVRIDMLRRFGYYSTESNGHLSEYVPWYRKRSAEIMDWIDLGSWINGETGGYLRVCTEGRNWFETDFPNWMKEPALEYTAENRGEEHGSYIIEGLETGRVYRGHFNVVNHGVISNLPEDAVIEAPGYVDHNGISMPLVGELPLGPAAVCNVSISVQRLAVEAAVHGDDQLLRQAFMMDPLVGAVCSPPEIWQMVDEMLVAGEQWLPQYTDAITEAKERLASGNLIPTRTDNEGAARLKVKSVEEMQLDRDAANKNASESDKGKDREKVH, encoded by the coding sequence ATGTCTTTTAAAGTCACATTCATCGGGGCGGGGAGCATCGGGTTTACCCGCGGACTCCTGCGCGACCTGCTGACAGTACCGGAATTCCGCGATATTGAAGTATCCTTCATGGATATTAACAGCCATAATCTGCAGATGGTCACCGAGCTGTGCCAGCGGGATATCAGAGAGAATGGACTGTCTATACAGATCAAAACAACCACGGACCGCAAAGAAGCGCTGAGGGATGCCAAGTACGTATTTTGCACAATCCGTATGGGCGGGCTGGAGGCTTTTGCAACGGATGTGGATATTCCGCTGAAGTATGGGGTGGATCAATGCGTAGGGGATACGCTGTGTGCGGGCGGCATTATGTACGGGCAGCGGGGGATCGCCGAGATGCTGGGAATTTGCCGGGATATCCGGGAGGTCGCTCTTCCAGATGTCCTCCTGCTGAATTACTCGAACCCGATGGCGATGCTGACCTGGGCCTGCAATAAATACGGCGGGGTCCGGACGATCGGCTTATGCCATGGTGTGCAGCACGGTCATCATCAGATTGCTGAAGTCTACGGGCTGGAGAAGTCTGAGGTGGATATTATCTGCGCCGGGATCAATCACCAGACCTGGTACATCTCTGCGAAGCATCAGGGTAAGGACCTGACGGCAGGTCTGCTTGCGGCATTTGAGCAGCATCCGGAATTCAGCCGTACCGAAAAAGTGCGGATTGATATGCTGCGCCGGTTCGGGTACTACAGTACGGAATCGAACGGACATTTAAGCGAATATGTACCCTGGTACCGCAAGCGCAGTGCTGAAATTATGGATTGGATTGACCTGGGAAGCTGGATTAACGGAGAAACAGGCGGCTACCTGCGGGTGTGTACGGAAGGGCGGAACTGGTTCGAGACTGATTTTCCAAACTGGATGAAAGAGCCGGCACTGGAGTACACAGCAGAGAACCGCGGGGAAGAGCATGGCTCATATATTATTGAAGGACTTGAGACAGGCCGCGTCTACCGGGGGCATTTCAACGTCGTGAATCATGGCGTGATTTCCAATCTGCCGGAGGATGCGGTGATCGAAGCACCGGGCTATGTGGACCATAACGGCATCTCCATGCCGCTGGTCGGTGAACTTCCGCTCGGACCGGCTGCAGTATGCAATGTCAGCATATCTGTACAGCGGCTCGCAGTCGAAGCCGCCGTGCATGGTGATGATCAGCTGCTGCGGCAGGCATTCATGATGGATCCGCTGGTCGGCGCGGTCTGTAGTCCGCCGGAAATCTGGCAGATGGTGGATGAGATGCTTGTCGCTGGAGAGCAGTGGCTGCCGCAGTATACAGATGCTATTACCGAAGCCAAAGAGCGGCTGGCATCAGGCAACCTGATTCCTACCCGGACAGATAACGAAGGGGCGGCCAGGCTAAAGGTGAAGTCCGTGGAAGAAATGCAGCTCGACCGCGATGCCGCGAATAAAAACGCGAGTGAATCCGATAAGGGCAAGGACCGGGAAAAGGTACATTAG
- a CDS encoding DUF2812 domain-containing protein, with amino-acid sequence MSHTVRKLFFNFEKEEQWLNDMAAKGLALTEYSWARYVFEESGKGEYIYRIELLEDGIKGAKSVEYLQFMEEAGVERVPMNKGQVSYNKWVIFRRRASEGPFIIYSDTESKIKHYRRIHRLWISLALMEFILGFMNVGLVALNNISIISNINLVTGLLLIVLGAVFLLCSLPVRQKINKLQSDKLIRE; translated from the coding sequence ATGAGTCATACGGTGCGCAAATTATTCTTTAACTTTGAGAAGGAAGAACAATGGCTGAATGACATGGCGGCTAAAGGACTCGCGCTTACCGAATATTCATGGGCCCGTTATGTATTCGAAGAAAGCGGCAAAGGTGAATATATTTATCGGATCGAGCTGCTTGAGGATGGGATAAAAGGGGCTAAATCTGTAGAATACCTACAGTTTATGGAGGAAGCCGGAGTAGAGCGCGTGCCAATGAACAAAGGACAAGTTTCTTACAACAAGTGGGTCATTTTTAGAAGAAGAGCATCCGAAGGTCCCTTTATAATTTATTCGGATACTGAATCCAAAATAAAGCATTATAGACGTATCCACCGCCTGTGGATCTCCCTCGCTTTGATGGAATTTATCCTCGGCTTCATGAATGTAGGGCTGGTGGCTCTGAACAACATTAGCATTATCTCCAATATTAATCTTGTCACGGGTCTTCTGCTTATCGTTCTGGGTGCGGTCTTCCTTCTCTGCAGTCTGCCAGTGCGCCAAAAAATCAACAAATTGCAGAGCGACAAGCTAATCCGGGAGTAA
- a CDS encoding PadR family transcriptional regulator, protein MPENKDYGALTEGVYYILLSLFTPMHGYGIMQNVKLLSNQRVDLGAGTLYGALGTLVERGWIEPLQGIQDSRKKEYKITPEGILAVQSEITRLDELLSNGRKLLGGESE, encoded by the coding sequence TTGCCGGAAAACAAAGATTACGGAGCATTGACCGAAGGGGTCTACTACATTCTGTTGTCCCTGTTCACCCCGATGCACGGTTATGGAATTATGCAGAACGTCAAGCTTCTGAGCAATCAGCGCGTTGATCTTGGGGCAGGAACACTTTACGGTGCACTAGGCACACTGGTAGAGCGTGGCTGGATTGAGCCTCTTCAGGGCATTCAGGATTCCCGCAAGAAAGAATACAAAATTACGCCTGAAGGCATCCTCGCCGTGCAGAGTGAAATAACGAGGCTGGATGAACTGCTGTCCAACGGAAGAAAGCTACTGGGAGGCGAATCGGAATGA
- a CDS encoding stalk domain-containing protein, which translates to MSIRVNVKSITILLLVSLIAIMAWNPAGVSAKAAAAKTIRVYVQDKEIHPRTAPVIQGGKLYVEFRSVVQALGFSFKYDAVKKVITAGSEDASFRIDLKAKKAYVNEFPYSETGTPVFIGSGADIMVLASIFQSTWYIITDYDQKQKTLRIYEDLQGKPKKSDLKTIRALLEAHYQTSGGLATIQSLNLEAWGTYTTFSADILVRKSGGQLLDRIEHASIKMEHQADKSWTIHNITSDTEYLDYTSLAQKEISVPDADKTAINSLLAADFKARNEENIDALLALQNPAGQMFTDYPDLELVREYLKFEYKKQQMEYTKETAVIVAYNQNRATVYSVYNLSDKAQPELPKLRLYVLVSVVKSADGVWYMNPDEDITLDSEIVK; encoded by the coding sequence TTGAGTATCAGAGTTAATGTGAAAAGTATTACAATCCTTCTGCTAGTCAGCTTAATCGCAATCATGGCCTGGAATCCGGCAGGTGTATCAGCGAAGGCTGCTGCCGCGAAGACGATCCGTGTATACGTGCAGGACAAGGAAATCCACCCGCGGACAGCTCCTGTAATTCAGGGAGGCAAGCTGTATGTTGAGTTCCGGAGCGTCGTGCAGGCCCTGGGCTTCAGCTTTAAATATGACGCTGTCAAAAAGGTCATAACAGCAGGCTCGGAGGATGCTTCGTTCAGAATTGATCTGAAAGCTAAAAAGGCCTATGTAAATGAATTTCCTTACAGCGAGACAGGGACCCCGGTGTTCATCGGCTCCGGTGCGGACATCATGGTCCTTGCATCAATATTTCAAAGTACCTGGTATATCATTACCGACTATGACCAGAAACAAAAAACGTTGCGGATTTATGAAGATTTGCAGGGAAAGCCCAAAAAATCGGACCTGAAAACAATCCGGGCGCTGCTGGAAGCCCATTATCAAACCTCCGGCGGTCTGGCGACAATCCAAAGTCTCAACCTGGAAGCCTGGGGTACGTATACAACATTCTCTGCAGATATTTTGGTCCGGAAAAGCGGTGGACAGCTGTTGGACCGGATCGAGCATGCAAGCATCAAGATGGAGCATCAAGCGGATAAAAGCTGGACTATTCACAATATAACTTCGGATACGGAATATCTGGATTATACTTCGCTGGCTCAAAAAGAAATCAGTGTGCCTGATGCCGACAAAACGGCGATCAATTCCCTGCTTGCTGCTGATTTTAAAGCGAGAAATGAAGAGAACATAGATGCCCTGCTGGCGCTACAAAACCCTGCCGGGCAGATGTTCACCGACTATCCCGATTTGGAATTGGTGCGGGAGTATCTGAAATTCGAGTATAAGAAGCAGCAAATGGAGTATACGAAAGAAACAGCGGTCATTGTCGCTTATAACCAAAATAGAGCCACGGTCTATTCTGTCTACAACTTAAGTGATAAAGCCCAGCCAGAACTGCCTAAACTCAGACTCTACGTTCTTGTATCCGTGGTGAAATCTGCGGACGGTGTCTGGTATATGAATCCTGATGAGGATATCACTCTGGATTCCGAAATTGTAAAGTAA
- the yhbH gene encoding sporulation protein YhbH — protein MPESPGPYAFVVSKEDWSLHRKGHQDQERHQQKVREAIKDNLPDLVTEENIIMSDGKQIVKVPIRSLDEYRIIYNFRKQKHVGQGDGDSQVGDVLGRDSQSAQPGKGDKAGDQPGQDTIEAEVNLEDLEDILFQDLELPHLAPKDKEEIEVKSIVFNDIRKKGMMSNIDKKRTLLENLRRNASNGKPGIHSISPDDLRYKTWDDITVPHSNAVIIAMMDTSGSMGTFEKYCARSFFFWMTRFLRRQYEKVEIVFLAHHTEAKEVSEHDFFTRGESGGTICSSAYQKALEIIDSRYPPAKYNIYPFHFSDGDNLTSDNERCVKLIGELLKRSNMFGYGEVNQYNRSSTLMSAYRHLKQEQFMHYVIKDKKEVYQALKSFFGKREAVK, from the coding sequence CTGCCAGAGTCACCCGGTCCATATGCATTTGTCGTGTCAAAAGAAGACTGGTCCCTTCACCGCAAAGGCCATCAGGATCAGGAGCGTCATCAGCAGAAGGTCAGGGAAGCCATTAAGGATAATCTGCCTGACCTTGTGACCGAAGAGAACATAATTATGTCGGACGGCAAACAAATCGTAAAGGTGCCCATCCGCAGCCTGGACGAATACCGGATCATCTATAATTTCCGCAAGCAGAAGCATGTGGGGCAAGGGGACGGAGACAGCCAGGTCGGTGATGTGCTCGGCCGCGATTCGCAGTCCGCCCAGCCGGGCAAAGGGGATAAAGCCGGTGATCAGCCCGGACAGGATACTATCGAAGCGGAAGTCAATCTGGAAGATCTCGAGGACATTCTGTTTCAGGACCTGGAGCTGCCGCATCTGGCACCGAAGGATAAGGAAGAGATTGAGGTCAAATCGATCGTCTTCAACGATATCCGCAAGAAGGGCATGATGTCGAACATCGACAAGAAACGCACTCTGCTGGAGAATCTGCGGCGCAATGCCAGTAACGGTAAGCCCGGCATTCACAGCATCAGCCCCGACGATTTGCGCTACAAAACGTGGGATGATATTACGGTCCCACATTCTAATGCAGTTATTATTGCAATGATGGATACGTCAGGCAGTATGGGGACTTTTGAAAAATACTGCGCCCGCAGCTTCTTCTTCTGGATGACACGTTTCCTGCGCCGCCAGTACGAGAAGGTTGAAATTGTCTTTCTGGCCCATCATACGGAAGCCAAGGAAGTCAGCGAGCATGATTTCTTCACCCGCGGCGAAAGCGGCGGCACCATCTGCTCATCAGCCTATCAGAAGGCGCTTGAGATTATCGACAGCCGTTACCCGCCGGCCAAATACAACATCTATCCGTTCCATTTCTCTGATGGCGATAACCTCACCTCGGATAATGAACGCTGCGTCAAGCTGATCGGAGAGCTGCTGAAGCGGAGTAACATGTTCGGCTACGGTGAAGTAAACCAGTACAACCGCAGCAGTACACTGATGTCCGCCTACCGCCATCTGAAGCAGGAGCAGTTCATGCATTACGTCATCAAGGACAAAAAAGAAGTCTACCAGGCGCTCAAGAGCTTTTTCGGTAAAAGAGAAGCAGTGAAGTAA